CTTGCTGTTCAGCAGTTTCTGCAGTTCGCTGCGCGGCAGCACGATCAGCGTGGTGCGCTCCAGCGCCTCGGCCTGGGTGGGGCGGCGTTCCTCGGGCTGCAACAGCAGCTCGCCGAAGGTGTCGTGCTGCCCGATCACGCTGAGGATGGCCTCCTTGCCGTTGGGAAACAGCTTGCTGATCTTGACCAGACCGCTGCGCACGAAATACAGCGCGTCGGCGGGGTCATCCATCCGGAAGATCACCTCCCCCGGACCGTAGGAGCGGTAGGGTGTGGAGACCGCCACCCGTTCCAGCTCGGCAAGTTCCAGGTCGGCAAACAGCTCCGTGCGTTTGAGATGCCAGACCAGGCTTGGATAATTCATGATCTTTAGCAGGATACTCGAAAAGAACAGTGTCATACACAACTGTCCCTTGACGGGAAGAATTTCTGCGTCGTGGACCCTGTGCTGGCCGCAGGCGTTCTGTCCCCCTGCCTCGTTCCGGATGGACCGCGCAAACGGAATGGGGATGACATCCCCGGCCAAAAGTTTTATACTCGGTTCAAGACTGTGCCGATCAACCGCCCGATCCAGGGAACGGTGACCGTGTGCGCTGCGCCGGGTATCGTCCCTCAGGGGCGTGATCCCCACGCCAAGGAGGAGAAACCCATGCCCAGCTACAAAGCCCCCCTGCGCGACATCAAGTTCCTGATGAACGAGCTGCTCGACGCCCCCGCCGAACTCGGCAAGATTCCGTACTACACCGGCAACGAGACTGCCGACGCCGACCTGATGGGTCAGGTGCTCGACGAGGCCGCCCGCTTTGTGGAAACCGAACTGGTTCCCCTGAATGCCGTGGGGGACCGGGAAGGCTGCGTTCGTCACGATGACGGCGAGGTGACCACCCCCACCGGTTTCAAGGCCGCGTACAAGAAGTACCGTGAGGCCGGCTGGACGGCCCTGGACGCCGACCCCAACTACGGTGGTCAGGGCATGCCGCACCTCGTGAGCAACGTGCTCGTCGAGCTGCTGAACAGCGCCAACGTGGCCTGGAGCATGTACCCCGGCCTGTCGCACGGAGCGTACAGCGCCCTGCACGCCGTGGGCAGCGACGAACTCAAGGACCTGTACCTGCCCAAGCTCGTCTCGGGCGAGTGGACCGGCACCATGTGCCTGACCGAGCCGCACGCGGGCACCGACCTGGGCATCATCCGCACCAAGGCCAAGGACAACGGCGACGGCACCTACGCGGTCAGCGGCACCAAGATCTTTATCAGTGCCGGCGAACACGACATGGCCGAGAACATCGTTCACCTCGTGCTGGCCCGCCTGGAAGGCAGCCCCGAAGGTACCAAGGGCATCTCACTGTTCCTGGTGCCCAAGTACCTGCCTACCGCCGACGGCAAACCCGGCGAGCGCAACGGCGTGGTCTGCGGCAGCCTGGAACACAAGATGGGCATCAACGGCAACGCCACCGCCCTGCTGAACTTTGACGGCGCCACCGGCTATCTGGTGGGCGAGGTCAACAAGGGCATGAACCACATGTTCATCATGATGAACGCGGCCCGGCTGGGCACCGGCCTGCAGGGTCTGGGCCTGGGCGAGGTGGCCTACCAGAACGCGCTGGCGTATGCCAAGGACCGCCTGCAGATGCGCCACACCCCGCGCGTGAACCCCAGCGAGAGCGCCGATCCCATCATCGTCCATCCCGACGTGCGCCGCATGCTGCTGACCGGCAAGGCCTACACTGAGGCGGGCCGCGCCATGGCGATGTGGCTCGCCCTGAGCATCGATATCGAGCATCACCACCCCGACGAAGCCAAGCGTAAGGAGGCGGGCGATCTGGTCGCTCTGCTGACCCCCATCGCCAAGGCCTTCATGACCGACAACGGCTTCAACATCGCTGTGCAGAGCCAGCAGGTCTTTGGCGGCCACGGGTACATCAAGGAATGGGGCATGGAGCAGTTCGTCCGTGACGCCCGCATTAGCCAGATCTATGAGGGAACCAACGGCATCCAGTCGCTGGACCTGCTGGGCCGCAAGGTCCTGATGGACGGCGGCAAGAAGCTGCAGAAGCTGGCCGCTACCCTGCAGGAGTTCGTCGAGGAACACGAGGGCGACGAGCACATCGGCGAGTACGTCACGCAGCTGGGCAAGGCCGCGCAGCAGCTGGGCAGCCTGACCATGGTGATTGGGCAGAAGGCCATGAACGGCGAGGGCGGTGCCGATGAGGTCAACGCCGCCGCGGTCGACTACCTGCGCTTCTTCGGCCACGTGGTCTACGGCTACCTGTGGGCCCGGATGGCGAAGGTCGCCCAGGACAAGATTGACGCTGGCCAGGACAAGGACGGTTTCTACCTGGGCAAGGTGCAGACCGCCCGGTTCTACTTCACGAAACTGTTCCCCGAGATCAAGACGCTGGCCGCCACCATCAAGGCGGGCAACGGGCCGCTGGCCGTGGACGACCGCGTGTTCGGACTGGAACAGCCGCTTGTAACGGCCTGATTCCTTCCTGAGCAGGAAGCGCCCGCGTCGGTTGATGTGGGCGCTTTTCCTTGCGTGGGCGTGCGGCGAATGGCATCCCGGCCACCTTTACACCTCAGTTGCGGATCATGAAGGCCCGCGAGGATGGAGCTATATGGCCCGCCGCCTTCTTTTCGTGCTCACCTTTGGCCTGCTGGGCGCGGCGGCGGCCCTGCCTGCGCAGACCAGCATTGCCGGCATCCAGCATGAGTACCAGCGCCTCAACAACTGCGGCCCGGTGACGGTGGGCATGGCCCTGAGCCGCTGGGGCGGCACGCTGAACCAGTACGACATCGCCCCGAAGCTCAAGGCGAACGGGGGAGACGTGAACGTGTCGCCCGAGGAACTCGCCGCCTTTGCCCGCGCGCAGGGCATGGCGGTGCACCTGGGCCGGGGCGGCAGCCCGCTGATGCTGCGCCGCCTGCTCGCCGCCGGCTTTCCGGTGATCGTGGAGACGTGGTTCGTGACCCACGACAGCGGCGGCATGGGCCACTACCGCCTGCTCACCGGCTATGACGATGCCAAGCAGCAGTTCTCGGCCCTCGACTCGTACCTGGGGCCACTGAGCTTTTCCTACGACAAGCTGGATGAGCTGTGGCGCTCGTTCGGGCGCACCTTCGTGGTGATGGCACCGGGGAAACGCGGAGCCGAGATGAACGACCTGCTGGGCTACCACGCCGATCCGCGCATGGCCAGGCGGGCGGCGCTGCGGGTGACCCTGGTCGAGGCCAGGCAGCGCGCAGACGCCGTGGCATGGCACAACGTGGGGCAGGCCAAGCTGGCTCTGGGGGATTCGCGCGGAGCGGTGCGGGCCTTCGATGCGGCCTTTGCTGCAAACCCCGACCCCGCGCTGGACCCCACCCGACCGGCGCGCGTGACCGGTGGCCTGCCGTGGCGCACGCTGTGGTATTCCTTCGGGGCGCTGGAGGCCTACACCCGCAACGCGCGCTACGCGGACGTGCTGCGCCTGACTGCCGCGGTGCTGCGCGACGCTCCGGCGCACGAGGAGATGTACTACTGGCGGGGCCGGGCGCTGGCCGGGCTGGGGAAGTCCGCCCAGGCGCAGGCGGCCTACCGCGAGGCGCTGCGGCTGCGTCCGGGCTACGCGGCGGCGCGGGCGGCCCTGGATCAGCTGTAAGGCCCTCCTGCCGGGTCGGTATCATGGCCTCCAGTGTGACCGGCCCGCTTTCAGTGGGCGACGGCCCGCGCTGAAAGCCGTGCCTGCGGGGCGCGGGACTCAATGAACGGCCCCGTCCTCCTCAGCCGCCGTCAGCTTGGACGTGTTAGCACTACAGGCGATGAGATGGTTTCATGCCCTGCCCCTCGCTCTGCTGATCTCTCCGGCCTGGGCCGCGCCCGCTGGGGGTGATCTGGACCGGGCTGCGCTGCGCGTGGCCGGAGTGCTGGATGGGGTGGTGCGCAACTGTCCGGACAACTTCGCGCAGATCGGCACCTCTCAGAAAAAGTGTGTCGGGGTGGGCATCACGGTGGAGGCGTCGCGCGTCAAGCTGGGCGCGGCGCTGGGAGCTGACCTGTTCGGCGTGTGGCGCAGCCGGGACGAGCAGCGCAGCGTGTTCAACTGGCTGCGGGTGGGGCAGGACCACGTGTTTGTGCGGCTGCAGCCCGATCCGGAGGGCCGCGCCCAGACGCTGGTGTACCTGGACGTGCCCCCCGCCGCGCCCCCGGCCCCGGCTGCGCCAGCCACCTCCGGCACCGGAGCCACCCAGATCGGCATCGTGGTGCTGACGCCGGTTCAGCCGGTGGGCCCATCCATCATCCAGGCCATGCCGGGGGGGACTCCGCAACCCGCCGACACAGCTGTTGCGCCGGCCTCGGCCACTCTCCCCATGTCCCCGGACGCCGCCCCGCCGGACGGTGTTCCGGCACCGGACCATCTGGCCCCGGTGCCGTTCAGCCGCACGCTGCAGCTTCAGGACCGGCGGCTGAACGGCCCGGATGTGCTCGCGGTGCAAAACCGGCTGATCGCCCTGATGAGGCCGCTGCGGGTGGGGCAGGGCGACGGCTGGTACGGACCGGTCACGGCCACGACGGTCCGGGTCTTTCAGCGGGCCAATGGCCTGAACCCGACCGGTGAAGTCGACCGCCCGACCTGGGACCGCCTGTTTTCCGGGGAGGCCACGCCGTTCGACGCCCCGGTGCTGCCCTGACCCCGGGTGGGCGGCGGTGTGGCCCCGGCGGGCATGAGAGCCGCAACCGCCCGCCGCCGCCATACTGGACCCAACACGGCGAGCCCCCCCTGGACGGCCTTTTCCCAGGGACGTCTGACCCTTCCTCTGATTTATGAGAGGTGTGGCACCCTCAAGAAACGAAGTTTAATGAGCTCCAGCGCGGCTTTCTCACCTTCTAGGCTGAATAGTGGGGGATGTCATGAAGCAGAATGTCATTTTCTTCTCATCTGCCCTGCTTCTGGGGGCCCTCGGTTCCGGGCAGGCGCAGACCGGGCCGCAGGTCAGTGACCCCTTTCAAAGGGGGGCTCCCACCCAGGCCGCGCCGGTGCTGCGCGGCCCCGCCGGTACCCCCGCCGCCAGCGCGCCCGCCGCGCCGTTGCAGCTTACCGGCGTTCAGAACGCCACCTTCGGCCCGCCGCGCTCGAGCAGTGACGGTTCCACGACCCGGATCGTGTTTGACCTGATGCCGGGCGTGAGCTACACCCTGACCCCCACCTTTACCGGCCTGCGCCTGGACGTGCAGGGCGCGCGCGTGCTGCCCGCCGTGACCGGCAAGCTGGGCAGCAGCGTGAATGAGTACCGCGCCGGGGGCGGTCAGGCCACCCTGATCACCCCCTTTCCGCTGTCGCTGACCGGGGGATGGAAGGCCATGGAGGCCACCCTGGAGCGCGGCACCCGGGTCCTGATCCTGGATTTCGGCGCCACCCTGAATGGCGGCGCCAGCGCGGCGCTCTCGGGGCGGGTCCGGGCGAGCGCTCCGGTCACCTCGGCGGGGGCACAGACGGCGCTGAGTGCTCCGCTGAACACGGCGGGTGTGGGCACCGCTGCCCGAGATACGGCGGCGCGGGGAAGCACCGAGTCGGCGGCCAGCCTCAACCTGCCGCCCGGGGACGCGGTCGCGCCCTCACCCGGCGGGGCCCTTCCCCCCGCACCCGCCCTGCCCGGCGCGGATTCCGAGATTCCCAGCGCCCTGGCTGGCCGCGTGCCGGGCACGTCCCGCGGCGCTCCGCTGACCCCGCCGCGCATCGGCCGGAACCCGGGGCAGACGCGGGTGGTGCTGGACCTGCCGCCCGGTACCTCCTACCGCATCGTGCCGGGCAGCATCGGTCTGCGCGTGGAGCTCAGCGGCGTCAACATGGCGGCGCAGGACCTGCAGGACATCAGCCCGGAGTTGCGGGCGTGGCGGGCCGAACCCGGCCCTGACGGCGTGGTGTTCACGCTGCTGACGGCCACCCCCACCACCGAGCGCAGCGGCTGGCGGGCGCAGCTGTTGCCGCCCTCCAGCGGCGACCTGTCGCGCCTGGCCATCGATCTGTCGCCCGCGCTGGCCGACCTGACGCCGCTGTCGGCTCAGGAAAAGCTGCTGGCCGCCGTGCCCCCCATTCCGGCGGCGCGCGGCACGGCGATTCTGGCCCTGAGCGCCAGCTACGTGCGCCCGCGCGTGGTGATTGACCCGGGCCACGGCGGCAAGGACCCCGGCGCAGTGGGGGCGGTGATCGAGAAGGAAACGGTGCTGGACGTGGCGCAGCGCGTGGCGACCCTGCTGGGCGCCGCCGGGGTGGACGTGGTCCTGACCCGCGACAGCGACCGCGACCTGAATCCGGTCAAGGACACCGACCTGACCATGCGCGCCCGCATGGGCACGCCCGGCACGCAGCTGTTCGTGAGCATTCACGTCAATGCCATGGACGCGGTGAGTGCCCTGCGCGGCTACGGCGTCGAGACGTGGTGGAATCCCAACCATCCGCTGTCGAGCAACCTCGCAGCGGTGCTGCAAAAGAACGTGGTTGCGACGACCGGCGCGTACTCGCAGGGCCTCAAGACCGGCCGTTCGCTGGCGGTGCTGCGCAACAGCCGTATTCCCGCCGCCCTGATCGAGATCGGCTTTACCAGCCATCCCGTGGACGGCATCAACCTGCAGGACACCAACTACCGCGACCGTGTGGCGCTGGGCATCGCGCAGGGCATCCGCGAGGCGCTGGTCACGGGCATTGTCGACGGCGGCGCGGTGGGGGGTGCGGGCAAGTAGTGGAGGGCGGCGAGGCCGGATTCCGGACGCGGGTGCTCGCGCTGGTGGCCCGCATTCCCCCGGGCCGGGTGATGACCTACGGGCAGCTGGCCATGCTGGCCGGTTCTCCCGGGGCGGCGCGGCAGGCCGGCTTTGTGCTGGGCAGTCTGGCAGGCAGCGACGAGTTGCCGTGGCAGCGGGTCATCAACGCCCAGGGCCGGGTCAGCACCCACAAGCTGGGGTTTGGAGACCTGCAGGAACGTCTACTGACCGCCGAGGGCGTGGTCTTTGATGCCTCGGGCCGCTGCGACCTGGGAACGCGGCAGTGGTGGCCCGAAGAAGAGGGGCCATCCACCCCGCCGGAACCTCTGCTGTTCTGAGTCCGCCCGCTCAGAACTTTTGCCGGGCCTCCCCGCACAGCAGGCTAAAGACTTCCGGTGCAGAACGTCCCGAGCCCGGCGGCGTATGCTGTGCAGCATGAACAGAACGCGACACAACCCCTGGGTGGAGGGCAGCCTGGCCTCCTGGATGGCGGGCGTCACCCTGGGTGTGATCCTGGGCATTGCCCTGCTGATTGTCACCCCCCGTCTGATGGGCGGCAGTGGGTCCACGGCGGAGGCCCCCACCGCACAGGAGCAGGCCACCGACTCGGCTCCCTCGGGCAGCGCTGAAACGGCCCCCGCCGCCTCAGAGGGTACGCCTGAAACCGCCACCACCAATGCTCCCACCGACCAGACGCCCGCTGCCGAACAGACCAGCAGCGGCGAACTGCCCGCCGCCCAGTCGCCCGCCGTGGCGGACACGACCACCGGCAATCCCCCCCAGCAGGACCCCAACGCGGTGGCCGAACCCGTGGCCGCAGGCGGCACCGGGGACGCCGCTCCCACGCCCAACGCGGCGGCGGGCAATGCCGAGGCGGGTGCTACGGTGTTCACGAGCAACTGTGCGGGCTGTCACGGCGCGCAGGGGGGCGGCGGCATCGGGCCCTCCCTGGTCACCGATGAGGGCCCGAAGGCCTGGACCCTGGCACAGTTCACCACCGTGCTGCGCGAGGGTGTGCTGCCCGGGGGCCGCGAACTCAGCGCCGTGATGCCCCGCTTCAGCGACGCCCAGCTCAGCGACACGCAGGTCGCCGATCTGCTCGCCCACATCCAGACCCTGAACTGAGCTTCCGGCTGAAGGCGCCGCCCGCAGGTTCCGGGGCGGCGTTTTTGTGGACCGGGTCTGGATGTCCTGCGCCTCAGGGTGCACAATCGGGCATGACCGCCAGCCGCGACCAGTTCAACGCCCACGCCGACCGGTATGCGGCCAGCGAGGTCCACCGCCACGGCCCCAGCCTGCCCGTCCTGCTGGACTTTGCGGCCCCCATCCCACAGGACCGTGCGCTGGACGTGGCTACCGGCACCGGCAACACGGCGCTGGCCCTCGCGCCGCAGGTGGGGGAGGTCGTGGGGCTGGATCTCGCGGAGGGCATGCTCGCCCATGCCCGCACCCGAGCCGAGGCGGAGGGACACGCCCACGCCACGTTTCAGCAGGGCAGCGCGGAGGCCATGCCGTTTGCCGACGCCTCGTTCACGCTGGTCACGTCGCGCCACGCGCCGCATCACTTTCTGAACCTCGACCGTTTTCTGGGCGAGGCCTTCCGGGTGCTGAAACCCGGCGGCCGGCTGGTGGTCGCCGACCAGATCAGTTCCACGCCCGAGCTGCAACCCTGGCTGGACCACTATCAGACCCTGCGCGACCCCAGCCACCACGCCCAGCGGACGGCGGCGGCGTGGCGCACGCTGGCAGAGGTGGCCGGCTTTCGCTGGACCCAGGAGACCACCGTGCCGTACCGCCTGGAGTTCGGGTGGTGGACCGCGCAGTCGGGCTGCACCCCCCAGACGGTGGCGCAGCTGCGTGAACACGCGGCGGTTCTGGGGCAGGGGCAACGGGAGGCGGCCGGACTGCATTACGACAGTTCAGGAACGCTGGTCGCCCACACCGAAACCATGCTCGTTGTGCGCCTGGAGCGGCCCTAGAGCTTGTCTCCCACGTGAATCGCCGCGATGCCGAAGGTGAGCAGGCGGTGGCGGGTCCGGAACCCGGTGGCGCGCATCAGGTCGGCCAGCCGTTCGGGCGGGGGAAAGGCCAGAACACTTTCGGGCAGGTAGGTGTACGCGCCCGCGTTGCCGCTGATCAGCCCACCAACGCGCGGCAGCACGTGCTGAAAGTAGAAGCGGAACACGCTGCCGAACAGCCCGGCGCGCGGCGGTGGAAACTCCAGAATCACGGCCCGTCCGCCGGGGGCCAGAACCCGCCAGAACTCCGCGAGCCCGCGTTCGTAGTCCGCGAAGTTGCGAAAGCCGAAGGCACAGGTCACGCTGTCGAAACTGCCGTCCGGGTAGGGAAGGTTCAGGGCGTCGCCCTCCTCCAGCCGGATGTCGAGGTGCCGGGCCGCCGCCTTCTCACGCCCGATGCGCAGCATCTGCGGCACGAAATCGCTGCCGACCACCTCGGCCCCCGGCGCACGGGCCTTGAGTTCCAGCGCAAAATCTGCCGTGCCGGTCGCCACGTCCAGCACCCGTGCAGGGTTAAACGCCAGGGCCTCATCGGCAGCTTCACGCCGCCAGCCCCGGTCCACCCCCAGGCTGAGGACGCGGTTGAGCAGGTCGTAGCGCGGAGCGATGTCGGCGAACATGGCCTGCACGTCCCTGCCCTTGTCCTGCTTGTCGCCCACGGAGGGTTTTTTCGGCGCAGCGGTCATGGAGCCGATGATAGCCGGGCGGGGCCGGGACACGCGGGAACCCGGACCCGCCGGTCCCCGCGTCACACCCTTCGTCTGCGGACGGCACCCTACCGCCCACCGGCGCAGATCAGACTCCGGCCACCTTCAGCCGCTTGCCCACCTTCTCGTAGGCCGCCAGGGCCTGATCCAGGTCGTCGCGGGTGTGCTCGGCGGTCACGATGTTGCGGATGCGGGCCGAGCCGCGCGGTACGGTGGGAAAGCCCAGCCCGACGGCAAAGACGCCCTCCTCGAACAGCATCCGGCTCGCCTCGAAGGCAGCCTCGGCCTCGCCGAAGACGACCGGCGTGATGGGCGTGACGCTGCCCATGGTGTCGAAGCCCAGCCGCGCCAGCTCGGCCTTGAAGTAGTGTGTGTTGTCCCACAGCCGGCGCATCAGCGAGGGGTCGCGCTGCACTTCCTCCAGCGCGGCGACCAGTCCGCCCACCACCGCCGGGGGCTGCGCGGTCGAGAACAGGTAGGGGCGGGCGCGGTTGATCAGCAGTTCCTTGAGGTCGGCGTGCCCGGCGGCGTAGCCACCCACCCCGCCCCACGCCTTGCTCAGGGTGCCCACCTGAATCACGTCATCGGCGTGTTCGAAGCCGAAATGATGCACCGTGCCGCGCCCGGCCTCGCCCATCACCCCGCTGCCGTGCGCGTCGTCCACATAGGTCACGGCGCCGTAGCGGCGGGCCACCTCGATGAGCTTGTCCAGCGGAGCCACGTCGCCGTCCATGCTGAACACGCCGTCGGTAACGACCAGCTTCAGGCCGTCCGTCTCGTTCTCGCGCAGCACCCGCTCCAGATCGGCGGGGTCGGCGTGCTTGTAGATCTTCTTGGTCGCCTTGGTGAGGCGCAGACCGTCGATGATGCTCGCGTGGTTCAGCTCGTCGCTGACCACCAGGTCGCCTTCTTGCAGCAGGGCACCCAGCACGCCCTGGTTGGTGGTAAAGCCGCTGTGCAGCACCAGCGCGCTGCCGGTGTGTTTGAACTCGGCGAGCTGCGTTTCGAGTTCCTCGTGAATGCGCAGGGTGCCGGCGATGGTCCGCACCGCGCCCGCGCCCACCCCCCACTCGCTCAGGTAGGCGGCGGCCTTTTCCTTGAGGCGGGGATGGTCGGCGAAGCCCAGGTAGTTGTTGCTCGCCAGGTTCACGACCTCGCGCCCGTCCACCCGCGTTCTGGCTCGGTTGGCTGCGTCCAGCACACGCGGCTTGATCAGCAGCCCGCTGCGGCGCAGGCCCGAGAGTTCGGCGTTCAGGCGCCCGGACAGGGAAGTTGACATGCGGTCAGTCTACGGGCGGCGCCGGGCCTGTGTCCGTGAGCGGGGGACGGTTGGGACGGGGCCACGGCGTCAGGGACGCACCAGCACGGTCTGCCGCCGGGCCTGCCGGAACCCCGAGGCCACGTAGAAGCCCTCGGCGGGCGAGTCGCGGGCGGTTAACAGGTACAGGCTGTTCACCCCCCGTTCCTGCGCCTGCGCCATATGCCGGGTCAACAGGGTTCGGCCCACCCCCCGGCCCTGCACCTGCGGATGCACAAACAGTTCCCTGATTTCATGCGTCAGCCCGTGGTCCTTGACCGAGTCGTGGCCCAGGACTGCCCCGAGGCACTGCCCGTCCTCCCAGGCCCCCACAGCAGACGCCCGGGGCAGGGCGAGCAGGTCGGACAGACACGCGCCGGCCGTGTCCAGCGTCCAGGCCTCCTGCCACGGCGCGGCGTTGAAGGTGGCCACGAAGGTCTGGGCGGCGGCCGGCACCTCCCCGGGGGTCAGCGGACGGAGTTCCATGCCACACCATGGCATGTCTGCGCCGGTTCAGGCGCCGGCGAAGCCTCCCGAAGGAGGCCCGCCGGACTGGGGGAGGGGTACTGACTGGGGGCGTCTCATCATGTTGGGACGGTAGCCGGAAACCCAGGACGCCAGGAAGAGATTTGCGGCCCCCAGCTTCTTTGCCCGCTGGCTGGAGCTGCCCTGACACGGGATACGACAGACCCCCGGGCTGGCCCCAGGGGTCTGGTCTCGGTGCGCTGCCCGGTCGTTACCGGTTCATGATGTGGATGGCCTGCTTGTGGCTGGCCTCCGCTGCTTCCAATACCGCCTCACCCAGGGTGGGGTGGGCGTGGATGGTCAGGGCGATGTCGCTGGCGGTGGCGGCCATCTCCAGCGCGAGTCCGGCCTCGCCCAGCAGGTCCGAGGCGTGCGGAGCCACGATGTGGACGCCCAGCAGCAGGTCGGTGTCCTTCTCCACGACCATCTTCACGAAGCCGTCGGTGGCCTGCAGGGTCATGGCGCGGCCCGAGGCGCTCATGGGGAACACGCCGGTCTTGACCTCGTAGCCCTTTTCCTTCGCCTCGGCCTCGGTCAGGCCGACCCAGGCGAGTTCGGGGCTGGTGTACACCACGCCGGGAATCGCCACGGCGTCCTGCTCGGCGGGCTTGCCGGCAATCACCTCGGCGGCGACCAGTCCCTCTTTCATGGCCTTGTGCGCAAGCATGGGGTTTCCGGCCACGTCGCCGATGGAGTAGATGTGCGGCACATCGGTCTGCTGGCGGGTATTGGCGGGAACGAAGCCGCGGTCGGTGACGGTCACGCCCGCCGCCCCCGCGTTCAGGCCGTCGGTGCGCGGACGGCGGCCCACGGCCACAAGCACCCGGTCAAAGACCTCGGTGGTCTTCTCGCCGGTCTTGACGTTTTCCAGCTCGACATGCACGCCGTCGCTCTTTTTCTCGGCCCGGTTCGCCTTGGTCTCGGTGGCGATCTCGATGCCCTGCTTTTTCATGATCTTGGCGAATTCCTTGACCGCGTCGGCGTCCGCGCCGGGGATGATGTTGGGCAGGAACTCGATGACCTTCACCTTGCTGCCCATGTTGTTGTAGACGTGCGCGAATTCAAAGCCGATCACGCCGCCGCCCACGCACAGCATCCGCCCCGGAACCGGATCGGGCACCACCAGCGCGCCGGTGCTGTCCACGATGACCTGCTGGTCGACCTCCAGTCCCGGCAGCTTGGCAGGCTCCGATCCGGTGGCGATGATCACGTTGGCCGCCGTGTAGGTCTTGTCTCCGACCTTGACGGTATGGGCGTCCACGAAGCTCGCCTCACCGACGAGATGGGTCACCTTGTTCGCCTTGAACAGCGCGCCCACGCCTCCGGTCAGCTTCTTGACGATGCCGTCTTTCCAGCCGTTGAGCTTGGCGATGTTCAGGTTCTGTTCGCCGAAGGTCAGGCCGAAGTCGGCGGCGTGGCGGGCGGCGGCGATCTGCTCTCCTGCATGCAGCAGCGCCTTGGTGGGAATACAGCCCACGTTCAGGCATACCCCACCCACGGTGTCGCGCTCGGCGCACGCCACCTTCAGGCCCAGCTGGGCGGCACGGATGGCCGCGTGGTAGCCGCCGGGACCCGCGCCGATCACCAGTACGTCAAAATCCATCGGTTTCGTCATGCGAGCAGTCTAACGCCCGTTTGGGGGGCCGTCCGTCACCTGTTGAAATAGCTGGACACCGGCGATTGACAAGCTCAAATGGTGGGTGGACGGGAAGCTGCCGCCGCGCCCCCGGCCCCGCGTGTCGTGCGGCGCGGCACCGTTCTGAACGCGGGGCACGCCGGCCGGAACAGCCGGGCTCACCCCTCCAGAAACTCCGTGACCACGCGGTTAAGCAGCCACCAGCCTTGAGGGGTGGCCCGCAGCTGGGAGCCGTCGAGTTCCAGCAGACCCCGCTGCACATTGGCGGCGATGGCCCCGGCGTAGCGTTCCGGCACGTTCAGCCCGCTGCGGCGCGAGAGATCGGTGAGGTCCACGCCGCGGCGCAGGCGCAGGCCCATGAACAGCGCGTCGGTCACGTAGTCCTCGGGGCCCACCGGCTCGGCCTCGCCGCGGGCACCGGTGAGCCACCCGTGCAGGTGCGGGTTGGTGCGCCGGGAGGTCAGCTCTGCGCCGCCCTGGGCCACGGGGTAGTGCCCGGCGGCTCCCGGTCCCAGTCCCAGGTAGGTGCGCCCCTGCCAGTACGCGAGGTTGTGCCGCGACTCCTGGCCGGGCCGGGCGTAGTTGCTGATCTCGTAGCGGGCAAAACCGTGGGCCGTCAGCAGCTCCTCGGTCCGCTCGAAGCCCGCACGCTCGTCGTCCTCGTGCACGGTCACGCCGCGCCGGGCGAACTCGGTGCCGGGTTCGATGGTCAGGGTGTAGGCGCTGATGTGGTCCACGCCCAGCTCCACCAGACCGTGAATGTCGGCGTCCAGCGGTTGCCCCGGCACGGCGGTGATCAGGTCGCCCGACACGCGCAGGCCCGCGCCGATCAGGGTCCCGACGGCCTCGCGGGCCCCCGCCGCGTTGTGCTGGCGGCCCAGGAACTTCAGCGTGGCGTCATTCAGGCTCTGCACGCCCACCGAGGCGCGGTCAAAGCCCAGGTCGCGCCACAGCGCTGCCCGCGCGGGACTGACGGTGCCGGGATTGACCTCCAGCGTGTTCTCGGCCCGGCCCCAGCCCAGATGCCGGCGCAC
This genomic window from Deinococcus aerophilus contains:
- a CDS encoding glycine C-acetyltransferase, whose product is MSTSLSGRLNAELSGLRRSGLLIKPRVLDAANRARTRVDGREVVNLASNNYLGFADHPRLKEKAAAYLSEWGVGAGAVRTIAGTLRIHEELETQLAEFKHTGSALVLHSGFTTNQGVLGALLQEGDLVVSDELNHASIIDGLRLTKATKKIYKHADPADLERVLRENETDGLKLVVTDGVFSMDGDVAPLDKLIEVARRYGAVTYVDDAHGSGVMGEAGRGTVHHFGFEHADDVIQVGTLSKAWGGVGGYAAGHADLKELLINRARPYLFSTAQPPAVVGGLVAALEEVQRDPSLMRRLWDNTHYFKAELARLGFDTMGSVTPITPVVFGEAEAAFEASRMLFEEGVFAVGLGFPTVPRGSARIRNIVTAEHTRDDLDQALAAYEKVGKRLKVAGV
- a CDS encoding GNAT family N-acetyltransferase, which gives rise to MELRPLTPGEVPAAAQTFVATFNAAPWQEAWTLDTAGACLSDLLALPRASAVGAWEDGQCLGAVLGHDSVKDHGLTHEIRELFVHPQVQGRGVGRTLLTRHMAQAQERGVNSLYLLTARDSPAEGFYVASGFRQARRQTVLVRP
- the lpdA gene encoding dihydrolipoyl dehydrogenase, producing MTKPMDFDVLVIGAGPGGYHAAIRAAQLGLKVACAERDTVGGVCLNVGCIPTKALLHAGEQIAAARHAADFGLTFGEQNLNIAKLNGWKDGIVKKLTGGVGALFKANKVTHLVGEASFVDAHTVKVGDKTYTAANVIIATGSEPAKLPGLEVDQQVIVDSTGALVVPDPVPGRMLCVGGGVIGFEFAHVYNNMGSKVKVIEFLPNIIPGADADAVKEFAKIMKKQGIEIATETKANRAEKKSDGVHVELENVKTGEKTTEVFDRVLVAVGRRPRTDGLNAGAAGVTVTDRGFVPANTRQQTDVPHIYSIGDVAGNPMLAHKAMKEGLVAAEVIAGKPAEQDAVAIPGVVYTSPELAWVGLTEAEAKEKGYEVKTGVFPMSASGRAMTLQATDGFVKMVVEKDTDLLLGVHIVAPHASDLLGEAGLALEMAATASDIALTIHAHPTLGEAVLEAAEASHKQAIHIMNR
- the hemW gene encoding radical SAM family heme chaperone HemW codes for the protein MRSVPPAFPAAAGAGVQEPALDPVVRHLYVHVPFCPSICPYCDFHVLTRRAGQVEAYLAQLEHEAAELASRYEVELDTVYLGGGTPSFLRDAELGALVDSVRRHLGWGRAENTLEVNPGTVSPARAALWRDLGFDRASVGVQSLNDATLKFLGRQHNAAGAREAVGTLIGAGLRVSGDLITAVPGQPLDADIHGLVELGVDHISAYTLTIEPGTEFARRGVTVHEDDERAGFERTEELLTAHGFARYEISNYARPGQESRHNLAYWQGRTYLGLGPGAAGHYPVAQGGAELTSRRTNPHLHGWLTGARGEAEPVGPEDYVTDALFMGLRLRRGVDLTDLSRRSGLNVPERYAGAIAANVQRGLLELDGSQLRATPQGWWLLNRVVTEFLEG